In Bacteroidota bacterium, the sequence CGAGCTTGGGCCTAGAGAGCATAGGCGATCTTTCAGAACTTTTGGACCAGCCGGAAATAACTAAGAGCTTCGGCCCGCTGGAACTGTCGCTAGAACTGATTGATGAAGATCCGGATCAGCCTCGAACAGCCGAAAACCCCGGTTTCTCATCCGAGAGTATTGCAGAGATAGGGCAGACGATCAAAGACCGTGGCGTGAAGTCTCCCATATCGGTAAGGGAGCATCCCGAGATAGAGGGCCGCTACATTATCAATCACGGTGCGCGTCGTTACCGTGGCTCCAAGTGGGCAGGAAAGAAGACAATCCCGGTTTTCATTGACAACGATTACAATCACGCGGACCAGGTTATTGAGAACCTGCAACGAAATGAGCTGACTCCGCGCGAGATCGCTGATTTTATCGGTCGCGAGCTGGCGATGGGTAAGAAGAAGGGCGAAATCGCCAAAGAAATCGGTAAATCGGCGGCATTTGTGACGCAGCATGTCACATTGCTGGATTTGCCGGAGCCGATTGCGCTGATATTCAACACCGGTCGCGTCAGGGATGTAACCGTCATCAATGAGCTGGTGACTGTTTACAAAAAGAATCCCTCTGAAGTGGAAACATGGCTGGACGACGACAGCCTGGACTTGACGCGGGGATCGGTTAAGTTGTTGCGTGAATACCTCGATGACAAGAAACGTCAACAACTAGAGGATCAAGACAGTGACGAAGAGTATTATCCAGATACAGTGGATACGCTAACCGACAAGACCGATGCCGAAACCGTCAAGACTTATACCGAGACTGTCGATAGAGACGAGGAACACGAAACAGAAGAGCCCAAACATAAGAGGGAAGAGAGGGAGAACGATTCGGACAAGCTCAAGAAAGCGATTGTACGGGTACTGCATGACGGCCGCATCGCCCGATTGGTTCTATCGCGACGACCAACTCAAGACGGTTACGCATGGGTGAAATATGATGATGACGGGAATGAGTTCGAAACTGACCTTGGTAATGTGCAGCTTATTGCAGTGCTAGAAGGATAGCTCACTCTCCCCTTAAACCCACCAACCCCGCCCTGTGCGGGGTTTTTTTTGCCTATTTTCTAGGATAGTTTATTTGTTTGTAAGTTAGTTTATTAGTTTGTTTGTTAGTTAATTTATTTGTTTATTATTCTATTTATTGCTATACTAAAAGCGTCAAATAACTGTTGAGAATGCCACGATGAGACCCGTAGAATTTGCCCAAGAAGACATCATCACAGCCGGCCAAGAACTGCAAGAATCCGGTCGCAATATCACCGGATTTGCCCTCCGCACCAAGGTTGGTGGCGGCAATCCAAGCAGATTGAAACAGGTCTGGGATGAGTACGTTAGTAGTCAGTCCGTTGTTAAAACTGAGCCGGTGGCAGAACTGCCAATTGAAGTTGCCGACGAGGTGGCGGCCGTCACTAAATCGCTTACTGATCGATTGGCAAGTTTGGCAGTAGAGTTAAACGATAAGGCCGTTAAGGCCGCAGAGCGCCGCGTTGCAGAAGTCATTAGGACCGCTGGCGAGCAGCGCGAACAGGCCGAGCGCGAACTTGCTGACGCATCGCAGACGGTTGATGACCTGGAAGAACAGCTTGATGAGCTACGGGCTGAGCTGGAAGCTGCTCAGGAACGCATTGCGGATATGTCTAGAGAAAATCAGGTACAAGCCGTAGAGCTTGCCAAGGTTCGGGAGCGACTGGCGGCTACCGAGCAAAGCGCTAGGGCGGCTGCCGAGCAAAATGCGGCAGCGATAAGTAAACTGAATAGCGCCTTGGAATCCGCTCAATCGACAGGTGTGCAGTT encodes:
- a CDS encoding ParB/RepB/Spo0J family partition protein gives rise to the protein MNAKKKSSLGLESIGDLSELLDQPEITKSFGPLELSLELIDEDPDQPRTAENPGFSSESIAEIGQTIKDRGVKSPISVREHPEIEGRYIINHGARRYRGSKWAGKKTIPVFIDNDYNHADQVIENLQRNELTPREIADFIGRELAMGKKKGEIAKEIGKSAAFVTQHVTLLDLPEPIALIFNTGRVRDVTVINELVTVYKKNPSEVETWLDDDSLDLTRGSVKLLREYLDDKKRQQLEDQDSDEEYYPDTVDTLTDKTDAETVKTYTETVDRDEEHETEEPKHKREERENDSDKLKKAIVRVLHDGRIARLVLSRRPTQDGYAWVKYDDDGNEFETDLGNVQLIAVLEG
- a CDS encoding DNA-binding protein; translation: MRPVEFAQEDIITAGQELQESGRNITGFALRTKVGGGNPSRLKQVWDEYVSSQSVVKTEPVAELPIEVADEVAAVTKSLTDRLASLAVELNDKAVKAAERRVAEVIRTAGEQREQAERELADASQTVDDLEEQLDELRAELEAAQERIADMSRENQVQAVELAKVRERLAATEQSARAAAEQNAAAISKLNSALESAQSTGVQLKRENDAHAVELAQLRERLAASEQRAVIAAEKSEAEASKLNSALEAAQSEKNQVAEQLAVFKAQMVAEQKVQQEQRKVSAQEASRQAERYTKVRAERDEAVKDAAKVREEIASLRGRIQALEEVMATLSKDINTNSPK